One genomic window of Halorubrum hochsteinianum includes the following:
- a CDS encoding cobalt-factor II C(20)-methyltransferase, translated as MTLYGVGLGPGDPDLISVRGREVLDGVDVVYSPGRLSRAVATEHVPESRIGDLDFPMTSDEERLREAWREAAAEIAPEARAGDAAFVTLGDPNVYSTFGHLRRTLDAFHPDVDVEIVPGISAMTAFATALDVEVEAGAGLALREAAGGRAPTGPDRMVLFKVTDAPETARGLDRAGYDVRFGRRLFMEAGETVVTEDADAVADRDYYTLAYAERRGLETSRATDEFAAEADATDADASGGVSGAPDAEVSDD; from the coding sequence ATGACCCTGTACGGCGTGGGGCTCGGTCCCGGCGATCCCGACCTGATCTCCGTCCGCGGGCGGGAGGTCCTCGACGGAGTCGACGTGGTGTACTCCCCGGGTCGGCTCTCGCGGGCGGTCGCGACCGAACACGTCCCGGAGAGCCGGATCGGGGACCTCGACTTCCCGATGACGAGCGACGAGGAGCGGCTCCGCGAGGCGTGGAGGGAGGCCGCCGCCGAGATCGCCCCCGAAGCGCGCGCCGGCGACGCCGCGTTCGTCACGCTCGGCGACCCGAACGTCTACTCCACGTTCGGCCACCTGCGGCGGACGCTCGACGCGTTCCACCCCGATGTCGACGTGGAGATCGTGCCCGGGATCAGCGCGATGACGGCGTTCGCGACCGCGCTCGACGTCGAGGTCGAGGCCGGCGCGGGACTCGCGCTCCGCGAGGCCGCCGGCGGACGCGCCCCCACCGGGCCCGACAGGATGGTCCTGTTCAAGGTGACCGACGCCCCCGAGACGGCGCGGGGACTCGACCGGGCTGGCTACGACGTGCGGTTCGGTCGTCGGCTGTTCATGGAGGCCGGCGAGACGGTCGTCACGGAGGACGCCGACGCGGTCGCGGACCGCGACTACTACACGCTCGCGTACGCCGAGCGCCGCGGCCTGGAGACGTCGCGCGCGACCGACGAGTTCGCGGCCGAGGCGGACGCGACCGACGCGGACGCGAGCGGCGGCGTCTCCGGGGCCCCCGACGCGGAGGTGAGCGATGACTGA
- a CDS encoding cobalt-precorrin-4/precorrin-4 C(11)-methyltransferase gives MTDGATGPGPDGSTDSRAAADGVGDRSGSELDPRVREHTAGEEQDGIPFIGAGPGDPGLLTVRGKELVDEADLVVHAGSLVSSALLEEHCADAELVNSVGKDLEELIPLMRDAHESGRTVVRLHSGDPAVYGAALEQIDALEREGVPAYIVPGVTSSFAAAATLRTQLTLNGVANHVAFTRPRGKTLDAEDDHVAEFVEMGDVTTCIYLGTHAVSDTMDRLLDRDGVDPDTPVAVVYHASWDDEDVITGTVADIGEKVEAAGYRASAMVLIGEAATGAGYDRSYLYGDWANGGTADAANGESNDARDAAEPTETEADD, from the coding sequence ATGACTGACGGAGCGACCGGGCCGGGGCCGGACGGCTCGACCGACTCGCGGGCGGCCGCCGACGGCGTCGGCGACCGGTCGGGAAGCGAACTCGACCCGCGGGTCCGCGAGCACACCGCCGGCGAGGAACAGGACGGGATACCGTTCATCGGTGCCGGCCCGGGCGATCCCGGGCTCCTCACCGTGCGCGGCAAGGAACTGGTCGACGAGGCGGACCTCGTCGTCCACGCCGGGTCGCTGGTCTCCAGCGCGCTCTTGGAGGAGCACTGCGCGGACGCGGAGCTGGTGAACTCCGTGGGCAAGGACCTCGAGGAGCTGATTCCGCTGATGCGGGACGCCCACGAGAGCGGCCGCACCGTCGTCAGGCTCCACAGCGGCGACCCCGCGGTGTACGGTGCCGCCCTCGAACAGATCGACGCGCTCGAACGCGAGGGCGTTCCGGCGTACATCGTCCCCGGCGTCACGTCGTCGTTCGCGGCGGCGGCGACGCTGCGCACTCAGCTCACCCTGAACGGCGTCGCGAACCACGTCGCGTTCACGCGTCCCCGGGGGAAGACGCTCGACGCCGAGGACGACCACGTCGCCGAGTTCGTCGAGATGGGCGACGTGACGACCTGTATCTACCTCGGCACCCACGCGGTGAGCGACACGATGGACCGGCTGCTCGACCGCGACGGCGTCGACCCCGACACGCCGGTCGCGGTCGTCTACCACGCCTCGTGGGACGACGAGGACGTGATCACCGGAACCGTCGCCGACATCGGCGAGAAGGTGGAGGCCGCGGGCTACCGCGCCTCCGCGATGGTCCTCATCGGCGAGGCCGCGACGGGCGCGGGGTACGACCGCTCCTACCTCTACGGCGACTGGGCGAACGGCGGAACGGCGGACGCGGCGAACGGCGAGTCGAACGACGCGAGAGACGCGGCGGAGCCGACCGAGACGGAGGCCGACGACTGA
- the cbiG gene encoding cobalt-precorrin 5A hydrolase, translating into MSTDSDDGTNASGTDATDDSGGGHCSTADSDGEVAEEIAIISFERKIDTAREVVEGIGDRYESIDVIEYHGDVFAEHWGEYDCFVGLMASGIAMRKTAPLLDDKWDDPAIVVVDEELTWAIPITGGHHGANQVADDLASLGAVPAMTTASEAADKQGVEKRAKALSAHVVNGDSTVATNLAVLDDELGPVERLDGPRAVLVDDDVTVLKRNLDDGVVLGTGSVSGADEERFLDAWDRALAESDRDWADVEFVATATRKADEEGLLAAAATRDVGVVAFDRETLLEFEGPTPSKAKELIGWPGVAEASAIAGGADHELVAEKTSYEKEVTVAVGR; encoded by the coding sequence ATGAGCACCGACAGCGACGACGGGACGAACGCGAGTGGTACCGACGCGACCGACGACTCCGGCGGCGGACACTGTTCGACGGCGGACTCGGACGGCGAAGTGGCGGAGGAGATCGCGATAATCAGCTTCGAGCGGAAGATCGACACCGCGAGGGAGGTCGTCGAGGGGATCGGCGACCGCTACGAGTCGATCGACGTGATCGAGTACCACGGCGACGTGTTCGCCGAGCACTGGGGCGAGTACGACTGCTTCGTCGGACTGATGGCCTCCGGGATCGCGATGCGGAAGACCGCGCCGTTGCTCGACGACAAGTGGGACGACCCCGCGATCGTCGTGGTCGACGAGGAACTTACGTGGGCGATCCCGATCACCGGGGGCCACCACGGCGCGAATCAGGTGGCGGACGACCTCGCGAGCCTGGGCGCGGTCCCGGCGATGACCACCGCCTCGGAGGCGGCGGACAAACAGGGCGTCGAGAAGCGTGCGAAGGCGCTGTCCGCGCACGTCGTCAACGGCGACTCCACGGTCGCGACGAACCTCGCCGTCCTCGACGACGAGCTCGGCCCCGTCGAACGGCTCGACGGGCCGCGAGCGGTGCTGGTCGACGACGACGTGACGGTGCTCAAGCGCAACCTCGACGACGGAGTCGTGCTCGGCACGGGCTCGGTCTCCGGCGCGGACGAGGAGCGGTTCCTCGACGCGTGGGACCGGGCGCTCGCCGAGAGCGACCGCGACTGGGCCGACGTCGAGTTCGTCGCCACCGCGACGCGGAAGGCCGACGAGGAGGGGCTCCTCGCCGCGGCCGCGACGCGCGACGTCGGGGTCGTCGCGTTCGACAGGGAGACGCTGCTGGAGTTCGAGGGGCCGACGCCCTCGAAGGCGAAGGAGCTCATCGGCTGGCCGGGCGTCGCCGAGGCGAGCGCCATCGCCGGCGGGGCCGACCACGAACTCGTCGCGGAGAAGACCAGCTACGAGAAGGAAGTGACCGTGGCGGTGGGGCGATGA
- a CDS encoding precorrin-3B C(17)-methyltransferase, whose amino-acid sequence MTGNGSAPGGADDAPDATGTLYVVGIGPGLPHAMTQRARDVIRHADCVIASNLYQEFLRRDGTIPPESRTEDAAAADGGAAPDGGAAVDPAAEGVDDADWTAGNVGTHPDGETVEIVRSSMGQQIELAREAFERVRAGQDVAHVSGGDPNVYGKSDLVYLMADEDDADDVPIEIVPGVTAALGGAAMVGAPLSNDFCTISLSDKWRGWDEIAEKLRAAAVADFSIVLYNCWRDYERAIEVLREHRTDDAPVAIVNDAGRGEAGRNLDDETYTLTTLGEATDHDDEVGGMGTSLIVGTHETEVWENDYDRFLVTPRGGRDVDDF is encoded by the coding sequence ATGACCGGGAACGGCTCGGCTCCCGGCGGCGCGGACGACGCGCCGGACGCCACGGGAACCCTGTACGTCGTCGGCATCGGTCCGGGCCTCCCGCACGCGATGACCCAGCGGGCCCGCGACGTGATACGCCACGCCGACTGCGTCATCGCGTCGAACCTCTACCAGGAGTTCCTCCGGCGGGACGGCACCATCCCGCCCGAGTCGCGGACCGAGGACGCCGCGGCCGCCGACGGGGGTGCCGCGCCGGACGGCGGTGCCGCGGTCGACCCGGCAGCCGAGGGCGTCGACGACGCCGACTGGACGGCCGGGAACGTCGGCACGCATCCCGACGGCGAGACCGTCGAGATCGTCCGGTCCTCGATGGGACAGCAGATCGAACTCGCCCGCGAGGCGTTCGAGCGCGTCCGCGCCGGACAGGACGTGGCGCACGTCTCCGGGGGCGACCCCAACGTGTACGGGAAGTCCGACCTCGTCTACCTGATGGCCGACGAGGACGACGCCGACGACGTGCCGATCGAGATCGTGCCCGGCGTGACGGCCGCGCTGGGCGGTGCCGCGATGGTCGGCGCGCCGCTCTCGAACGACTTCTGTACGATATCGCTGTCGGACAAGTGGCGCGGCTGGGACGAGATCGCGGAGAAGCTCCGCGCCGCGGCGGTCGCGGACTTCTCGATCGTCCTCTACAACTGCTGGCGGGACTACGAGCGCGCGATCGAGGTGCTCCGCGAACACCGGACCGACGACGCCCCGGTCGCGATCGTCAACGACGCCGGCCGCGGCGAGGCCGGCCGCAACCTCGACGACGAGACGTACACGCTGACGACGCTCGGCGAGGCGACGGACCACGACGACGAGGTCGGCGGGATGGGCACGTCCCTGATCGTCGGCACCCACGAGACGGAGGTCTGGGAGAACGACTACGACCGGTTCCTCGTCACGCCCCGCGGCGGGCGAGACGTCGACGACTTCTGA
- the cobJ gene encoding precorrin-3B C(17)-methyltransferase, translated as MSDTTCGATDGSNSNSDDSETEAATDGGAAAEAASGSSSGCGASDESSGSSCGASKSAATDEKVGSTADDFDAEPGRLVAVGLGPGQPEGMTQRARATLLEADHIVGYTTYIDLIPEEVTEAADELYDTPMCGEVSRTEEAVDRALAGNDVAIVGSGDPNVYALGGLALEIVESKGATASALDFEVVPGVPAAQSCAARVGAPLVNDSVSVSLSDHLTPMAEIESRLRAVAAEGFTVAIYNPWSRKRRENFETACEILLEHRPADTPVGVVHGAGRDDETVEIVELGELKSLGETDLVDMTTTLLVGNEETYVWDGRMITPRGYESKYDY; from the coding sequence ATGAGTGACACAACCTGCGGAGCGACGGACGGATCGAACTCGAACAGCGACGACAGCGAGACCGAGGCCGCGACCGACGGCGGTGCGGCGGCTGAGGCGGCGAGTGGCTCGTCGTCCGGGTGCGGCGCGAGCGACGAGTCGAGCGGTTCGTCGTGCGGTGCCTCGAAGTCCGCGGCGACGGACGAGAAGGTCGGATCGACCGCCGACGACTTCGACGCCGAGCCGGGGCGGCTGGTCGCCGTCGGACTCGGTCCCGGGCAGCCCGAGGGGATGACTCAGCGGGCCCGAGCGACGCTCTTGGAGGCGGACCACATCGTCGGGTACACGACGTACATCGACCTGATCCCGGAGGAGGTCACCGAGGCCGCCGACGAGCTGTACGACACGCCGATGTGCGGCGAGGTCTCGCGGACCGAGGAGGCGGTCGACCGGGCGCTCGCCGGCAACGACGTCGCCATCGTCGGCTCCGGCGACCCGAACGTGTACGCGCTCGGCGGGCTCGCCTTGGAGATCGTCGAGTCGAAGGGGGCGACGGCGTCGGCGCTCGACTTCGAGGTCGTCCCGGGCGTCCCGGCCGCGCAGTCGTGCGCGGCCCGCGTCGGCGCGCCGCTCGTCAACGACTCGGTGTCGGTCTCGCTCTCGGACCACCTCACGCCGATGGCGGAGATCGAGTCGCGGCTCCGCGCGGTCGCGGCGGAGGGGTTCACGGTCGCGATATACAACCCGTGGAGCCGGAAGCGACGCGAGAACTTCGAGACGGCCTGCGAGATCCTCCTCGAACACCGGCCTGCCGACACGCCCGTCGGAGTCGTCCACGGGGCCGGCCGCGACGACGAGACCGTCGAGATCGTCGAGCTCGGCGAGCTGAAGTCGCTCGGCGAGACCGACCTCGTCGACATGACGACCACGCTGCTCGTCGGCAACGAGGAGACGTACGTCTGGGACGGCCGGATGATCACCCCGCGCGGCTACGAGAGCAAGTATGACTACTGA
- a CDS encoding ferredoxin — protein MTTEEVADATTAADTDGESTAYRVSVDLNACDGVFACLVRDDRFVEADGGLVGFDPADAAAPIERDADEVAATFRDGRIDEARAGAAACPLDAISVEEREGEP, from the coding sequence ATGACTACTGAGGAGGTCGCCGACGCGACGACCGCGGCCGACACCGATGGGGAGTCGACCGCGTACCGCGTCTCAGTCGACCTGAACGCCTGCGACGGCGTGTTCGCCTGCCTCGTCCGCGACGACCGGTTCGTCGAGGCCGACGGGGGGCTCGTCGGCTTCGACCCCGCGGACGCCGCGGCCCCGATCGAGCGCGACGCCGACGAGGTCGCCGCGACGTTCCGCGACGGGCGCATCGACGAGGCGCGGGCGGGCGCGGCGGCCTGTCCGCTGGACGCGATCTCCGTCGAGGAACGCGAGGGGGAGCCATGA
- a CDS encoding CbiX/SirB N-terminal domain-containing protein, with product MSRAADAVGIGSEETALLVGHGSRRDKSNEAVRELAAGLEDRLGVSTDAAFLELAEPSIPDAIGALAHSSSRITMVPLSLFAAGHVKNDLPLAVKRARSEHPGVTFHAGAHLGIHPAILDLLDDRARDVEAELGVDREDDDVVVVVCARGSSDPDSNADVHKLARLLYEGRSFDRVEAGFIGVTEPLLDEVLHDVAKTRPDAIVVLPYMLGDGVLTGRIRDGAAEFDAEYPYVDAAAGDPLGTDSRLLDVLSDRWQEARTDSVDMSCDTCKYKVELDGYEEDEGGARAMLRALTHQQAHEDRDDVADEPHAHDAPETHLAVCTNQTCAAGGSPAVLESLRQAARDADADVHVTRSSCFDQCGDGPIVAQYPDGVWYGACDDEDADRIVSAVERDRIVSDLVHQTL from the coding sequence GTGAGCCGAGCGGCGGACGCGGTCGGAATCGGCAGCGAGGAGACCGCGCTGCTCGTCGGCCACGGCTCTCGGCGGGACAAGTCGAACGAGGCGGTGCGCGAACTCGCGGCCGGTCTGGAGGACCGCCTCGGGGTCTCGACCGACGCCGCGTTCCTCGAACTCGCGGAGCCGTCGATCCCCGACGCGATCGGGGCGCTCGCGCACAGTTCGTCGCGGATAACGATGGTGCCGCTGTCGCTTTTCGCGGCCGGGCACGTCAAGAACGACCTCCCGCTCGCCGTGAAGCGAGCGCGGAGCGAACACCCGGGCGTCACCTTCCACGCGGGCGCGCACCTCGGCATCCACCCGGCGATACTCGACCTGCTCGACGACCGGGCTCGGGACGTGGAGGCCGAGTTGGGGGTCGACCGCGAGGACGACGACGTCGTCGTCGTGGTCTGCGCGCGCGGCTCCTCGGACCCGGACTCGAACGCCGACGTACACAAACTCGCCAGACTCCTGTACGAGGGCCGCTCGTTCGACCGGGTCGAGGCCGGGTTCATCGGCGTCACGGAACCGCTCTTGGACGAGGTGCTCCACGACGTCGCCAAGACGCGACCGGACGCGATCGTCGTGCTGCCGTACATGCTCGGCGACGGCGTCCTGACCGGCCGGATCCGCGACGGTGCCGCGGAGTTCGACGCCGAGTACCCGTACGTGGACGCCGCGGCCGGGGACCCGCTCGGAACGGACAGCCGCCTGCTGGACGTCCTCTCCGACCGGTGGCAGGAGGCGCGGACCGACTCGGTCGACATGTCGTGTGACACGTGTAAGTACAAGGTCGAGCTCGACGGGTACGAGGAGGACGAGGGCGGCGCGCGCGCGATGCTCCGCGCGCTGACCCACCAGCAGGCGCACGAGGACCGCGACGACGTCGCCGACGAACCGCACGCCCACGACGCGCCCGAGACCCACCTCGCCGTCTGTACGAACCAGACGTGCGCGGCGGGCGGCTCGCCCGCCGTCTTGGAGTCCCTTCGACAGGCCGCACGAGACGCGGACGCCGACGTTCACGTCACGCGGTCGTCGTGTTTCGACCAGTGCGGCGACGGTCCGATCGTCGCGCAGTACCCCGACGGCGTCTGGTACGGGGCCTGTGACGACGAAGACGCCGACCGGATCGTCTCCGCCGTCGAGCGGGACCGAATCGTCAGCGACCTCGTTCACCAAACGCTGTGA
- a CDS encoding DUF3209 family protein, translating to MSCDEIEALRLGLMNALGTSDDAVRRHAEQELGDALDGDTPIAALAAAESLTELRRHLDAALVDLEEEVAALDADDPEYGYARGRLVAVRDAERSLARLADAGESLLDDLGDAHHTLHEVFPVEE from the coding sequence ATGAGCTGTGACGAAATCGAAGCCCTACGACTCGGCCTGATGAACGCGCTCGGAACCAGCGACGACGCCGTCCGACGCCACGCGGAGCAGGAGCTCGGCGACGCGCTGGACGGCGACACGCCGATCGCCGCCCTCGCGGCGGCGGAGTCTCTGACCGAACTCCGACGCCACTTGGACGCCGCGCTCGTCGACTTGGAGGAGGAAGTCGCCGCCCTCGACGCGGACGACCCGGAGTACGGGTACGCCCGCGGGCGTCTCGTCGCGGTCCGCGACGCCGAGCGGTCGCTGGCTCGGCTCGCCGACGCCGGCGAGTCGCTGCTCGACGACCTCGGCGACGCGCACCACACGCTACACGAGGTGTTCCCCGTCGAGGAGTGA
- the trxA gene encoding thioredoxin: MATDTTADAGSVPANEPLYVDGEAELDEVVAESDVVLTDFYADWCGPCQMLEPVVENLAADTDAAVAKVDVDANQQLATAYGVRGVPTLVLFAGGEQVEEIVGLQSEDELRSLIESYTG; the protein is encoded by the coding sequence ATGGCAACTGACACTACAGCCGACGCCGGCAGCGTGCCTGCGAACGAGCCGCTCTACGTCGACGGCGAAGCGGAACTCGACGAGGTCGTCGCCGAGAGCGATGTCGTCCTCACCGACTTCTACGCCGACTGGTGTGGCCCCTGCCAGATGCTCGAACCGGTCGTCGAGAACTTGGCCGCGGATACCGACGCGGCCGTCGCCAAGGTCGACGTCGACGCTAATCAGCAGCTCGCTACCGCCTACGGCGTCCGGGGCGTCCCGACGCTCGTCCTGTTCGCCGGCGGCGAACAGGTCGAGGAGATCGTCGGTCTTCAGAGCGAAGACGAGCTTCGCTCCCTCATCGAGTCGTACACGGGATAA
- a CDS encoding helix-turn-helix domain-containing protein: MPDSMAEQLRQDMECEGLLECFHGLKELDRECFRALVGAEEPLTVDELAERVDRERSTAYRAVQRLLQTGFIEKEQINYDQGGYYHVYSPTDPSKITDDMQRMLNDWYAKMGQLIQEFETKYEQSDTPAPPAES, encoded by the coding sequence ATGCCAGATTCGATGGCCGAACAGCTCCGTCAAGACATGGAGTGTGAGGGGTTACTGGAGTGTTTCCACGGGCTCAAGGAGCTCGACAGGGAGTGCTTCCGGGCGCTCGTCGGGGCGGAGGAACCGCTGACCGTCGACGAACTCGCGGAGCGCGTGGATCGAGAGCGCTCGACCGCGTATCGGGCCGTCCAGCGCCTGCTCCAGACGGGCTTCATCGAGAAGGAGCAGATCAACTACGACCAGGGCGGCTACTACCACGTGTACTCGCCGACGGACCCGTCGAAGATCACCGACGACATGCAGCGGATGCTCAACGACTGGTACGCGAAGATGGGCCAGCTCATCCAGGAGTTCGAAACCAAGTACGAGCAGTCCGACACTCCGGCCCCCCCCGCGGAGAGCTAA
- a CDS encoding sulfite exporter TauE/SafE family protein, which produces MLSSLPDGLGIAGTSPEMLALFVGFGLVVGVLFGFFGMGGSFLVTPALLMLDYPAPVAVGSGMAFVFGTAVIATLKHHDLGQVDYKLGVIMITGTTIGIEVGRASVYYLESLGLAGGVISVAYVVLLGGVGAMVTRDALRGDGGGDIDHEAADKDLSEYEIPEVAKTIQRTVRIPPMVTLRGDVRVSAWVITTVAFATGLLSGFLGVGGGFIRMPAMIYAIGVPVPVAVGTDLFEIVFSGGLGSYLYGQGGGVNLGIVAPLLFGSALGARVGSAATAVVDADGIKVYFGGMLLIGSVAVGIGEVGSFLGNSTLELLGLVLVIGAAVVVAFAILYTTVASLRKTRRQATAAVD; this is translated from the coding sequence CGTCGGCGTCCTGTTCGGGTTCTTCGGCATGGGCGGGTCGTTCCTCGTCACCCCCGCCCTGCTGATGCTGGATTACCCGGCTCCCGTCGCGGTCGGCAGCGGGATGGCGTTCGTCTTCGGGACGGCCGTCATCGCGACCCTGAAACACCACGACCTCGGGCAGGTCGACTACAAGCTCGGCGTCATCATGATAACCGGGACGACAATCGGTATCGAGGTCGGGCGCGCCAGCGTCTACTACCTCGAGTCTCTGGGGCTCGCTGGTGGCGTCATCAGCGTCGCCTACGTCGTTCTACTCGGCGGCGTCGGCGCGATGGTCACCCGCGACGCCCTGAGGGGCGACGGCGGTGGCGACATCGACCACGAGGCAGCCGATAAGGACCTCAGCGAGTACGAGATTCCCGAAGTTGCGAAGACGATCCAGCGGACGGTCCGGATTCCGCCGATGGTGACGCTCCGCGGCGACGTCCGCGTCTCCGCGTGGGTCATCACGACCGTCGCCTTCGCGACCGGCCTGCTGTCCGGCTTCCTGGGCGTCGGTGGCGGGTTCATCCGGATGCCGGCGATGATCTACGCGATCGGCGTCCCGGTGCCCGTCGCCGTCGGTACCGACCTCTTCGAGATCGTCTTCTCCGGCGGCCTCGGGAGCTACCTCTACGGACAGGGCGGCGGCGTGAACCTCGGCATCGTCGCTCCGCTGCTGTTCGGGAGCGCGCTCGGTGCTCGCGTCGGTTCCGCCGCGACCGCCGTCGTCGACGCCGACGGAATCAAGGTCTACTTCGGGGGAATGCTGTTGATCGGTTCCGTCGCGGTGGGTATCGGCGAGGTCGGTTCCTTCCTCGGGAACTCGACGCTCGAACTGCTCGGGCTGGTGCTCGTCATCGGGGCCGCGGTCGTCGTCGCCTTCGCGATCCTCTACACGACCGTCGCGTCGCTCCGTAAGACCCGTCGTCAGGCGACCGCGGCCGTAGACTGA